The sequence below is a genomic window from Paenibacillus silvisoli.
TTACGAAGGACCACGGCTTCGATGTCGAGTACGAAATCGACGAGGCGGTATTCGACTACGCGACGATCAACTTCATCCTGCAGCCGCTGGCGGAGAATGCCATCCTGCACGGCATTAACCGGAAGGAAGACGGCGCGCGGGGCATGCTCCGCGTGAGCGCGAAGCTCATGGAAGACAAGGTGGCGTTTACGGTTGCGGACAACGGACCGGGCATGCCGCCGGAAATCGCCGAAACGATTGTCGAACGCCAGTCCTCCGGCTACGGGCTGAAGAACGTGAACGAGCGGCTGCTGATCAGATTCGGCTCCGACTACAGCTTCGGGGTCAGGAGCATCCTCGGCGAAGGCACGCACATGCAGATCGTCATTCCCAGGTATATCCGGCCGTAAAAGCCTGTCCGTCCCCGGACAGGCTTTTTCAAATTCTCCGGAATGAACCCTACTGCGCCGCCTTTATGACGGCGGCAGCCGTTTCACCTTGTTTTGCGTAAAAAACCGAAGCGTTTCCAAAATATTAGATAATTTCGAAGCCGTGCTCGCTTGCTATAGTGGAATCATCAAACAGTATAGCGCTTACATAACGGGGGGAGAGCAAGTATGGGGATTACGATCGAACGCAGCAAAATTACGCTGGCAAACGAGTACATACGACGCGAAATGGATATTTCCAAAGGGCCGGTATCAACCGCCTATAAGATTCGTCCGCACGGGGCTTCGCGGGGGGAAGCATGGATTCCGGTGTTTTCCTTCGAGCCCTGGCTTCCGTTCGAGGCGTCGGTTACCGTGAACGGGATCGCTTATGAAGCCGGGCCTCACGAGCAATCGAAGGATTGGAGCCGAGAGGGCTCCTTTGACGTTACGCGCTTCGAGCAAGGAAGAGGACGCTACGGCGATGTTTTGAAGCTGTATTGCCGGGGCAGAAACGATCAAGTCCCGGGACTTGAGCTGGTCATTACGTACGAGATTGCGGATCGGCTGCCAATGCTGACTAAATCCGTGAAGGTGAACAACTTGACCGAGGAAACGATTACGGTCGATAACGTATGCGCCGATGTCGTCAGGCTGTTCGAAGGCAAGCTGGAATTGGCGGTTTTTAGCGACTACTACTGGGATATTCGCAAAGAAGACCCTTACTATTTTTCCTTTACCCGTTTCGAATTTCCCGAGGAGATCGGCATGGAATTGAAGCCCGGTGAATCGTTCGAAACCTTTACATGCTATGAAGCGATAACGTCAGGGGATCGCGACGAGGCATCCATCATCCTGCACCGGCTGTACAAAGAAATCGCGCCATGGATGACCAAGCCGTTGATCAAACATATCGTGAACACGTGCGAGACCTATGAGGAGCTGCTTCGGGTTGCCGACCGGGCCGCGGAGGACGGAATCGAAGCGGTGGAATTGTTCGTTGGCCAGCTATTCGCCAACACGGGCGATTACATCCCGAGGCCTGATCTATTTCCGGGCGGATGGGACGATATGAAGCGGATGGTGGATTACTTTCACTCCAGAAAAATCGCCGTGCTCCCCTATTGCTCCACGACGATCGCATGGCCGGACAGCGAGGTGTTCAAGCAGCATCCGGACTGGCAGTATCTAGGCCCTGAAGGGATTCGCTATAACCCTTGGGGATTGGGAAATATGTGTTACCAATCGCCGTGGGGACCTTATATCGAGGACAAGCTGCTCGATCTGCTGGACGAAATCGGCTTTGACGGTCTCGGGCTGGACGGCCCTTACCACCGATTGCCATGTCTAGACCCCGATCATCAGCATCCGAATCCGCATTGCGTCGAGTATATGAATTGGCACTGGGAAAAACGGTTCTTCGGGGAAATTGCGAAACGGAACAAAATCATTACGGTGCCGCAGGAAATGCAATCGATGTTTCACGGCGTTTCCCAGCGCCCGGGCGGCTATCGGGAAGAGGACCAGAATGAAATGGGCGGCATGCCGCTCGTGGTCACGACAAGAGCGTACGTCTATGACTCGCGCTACAAGGATCCGGCCTGCGCGACCTGGACCTCCTGCAACCTGGAGGAGTATCACGGGCACAGCATTGAGCCCTCCGATACCAATCCGGCGACGTATGATCATGCGATCGGAGGCGTGTTCGGATATGGCCATTGCGGAGCCTTATACGGCAAGCGGCTCTATTTTGGGGACGTTACGCGGGCGATTTTCCGGAAATGGATTCAGTTTTTCAAAACCTACAGAAGAACGCTGGCCGGCGAAATGGTTCATCTGGCCAGACCGAACGGCTTCGAGCCTGACGCGGTCATGCACGTATCGCTGGAGGCGGATATTCCGGCCGTATTGGTGGTGTTTAATCCCGTCGACCAAGAGCAGCGGGTTTCTCTGGAGCTGCCGTTGAACTACGCGGGTTTTACGGCGGGGAGCCAAGCGGCTATCGGAGCTGGGGGCGTCATTCAATTGGACTCGCGCGGTCACGGCATTGTGAGCTTGAAGCTGAGGGCGAATGAAATTCTAACTATAGCC
It includes:
- a CDS encoding alpha-galactosidase, translating into MGITIERSKITLANEYIRREMDISKGPVSTAYKIRPHGASRGEAWIPVFSFEPWLPFEASVTVNGIAYEAGPHEQSKDWSREGSFDVTRFEQGRGRYGDVLKLYCRGRNDQVPGLELVITYEIADRLPMLTKSVKVNNLTEETITVDNVCADVVRLFEGKLELAVFSDYYWDIRKEDPYYFSFTRFEFPEEIGMELKPGESFETFTCYEAITSGDRDEASIILHRLYKEIAPWMTKPLIKHIVNTCETYEELLRVADRAAEDGIEAVELFVGQLFANTGDYIPRPDLFPGGWDDMKRMVDYFHSRKIAVLPYCSTTIAWPDSEVFKQHPDWQYLGPEGIRYNPWGLGNMCYQSPWGPYIEDKLLDLLDEIGFDGLGLDGPYHRLPCLDPDHQHPNPHCVEYMNWHWEKRFFGEIAKRNKIITVPQEMQSMFHGVSQRPGGYREEDQNEMGGMPLVVTTRAYVYDSRYKDPACATWTSCNLEEYHGHSIEPSDTNPATYDHAIGGVFGYGHCGALYGKRLYFGDVTRAIFRKWIQFFKTYRRTLAGEMVHLARPNGFEPDAVMHVSLEADIPAVLVVFNPVDQEQRVSLELPLNYAGFTAGSQAAIGAGGVIQLDSRGHGIVSLKLRANEILTIAIEQVR